The Oscillatoria acuminata PCC 6304 genomic interval CGCCCCTGCTGTTGGCGGACAACCAAATCGCAACAGCGCAGACAACTCAGATGATTGGAAACATTAGACTGGGTGAGTCCCGTTGCTTTAACAATTTCGTTGACCTTCTTCGGTCCCTCTCGCAAAGCATTGAGGATAGACAAACGCGAGGAGTCAGAAAATCCCCGAAACAGTTTGACCTTCAGATCGGTAGCTTCAGTTTTGGTGACTTGAGGTTTGGCAATCATGGATAGGGGGCAACAGGCTTGGGGGTTGACATATCAGCGAGGACTGATATCCTGAAAGAAGACATATCAGCGAGTGCTGATATGATAGCCGGATAGGTCGAGCCGTATTGACTGACCGGGCTGTCAGTGCCTACATCATAGTCCAGGTCATGTTTCTTTCTTGAATGGTCAATGGTCTTATGAAGTCAACAACTCCCTCAAAGAGGACCTTACAAGCAATCGTGAATGGGATGGACTGCCCTAGCTGCGCCAAAACCATTCAGGCGAATTTGGAGCATCTTCCTGGTGTGGAAAACGCTGCTGTCAACTTTGCCAGTGGCAAGCTGAGTGTCTCCTATGACCCTTCTCAAGTTGAGGAAAGGGTGATTGGCGATCGCATCACGGCTCTGGGTTACACCTTTGATATCGCTCCAACCCATCCCGTTCAAACACTTCAAACCCAGGTCACCGGGATGGATTGTGGGGGATGTGCCAAGACCATTGAAGCGAATTTGCAGCAGTTGGCTGGAGTCGCTGAGGTCTCCGTCAGCTTTGCATCAGAACGATTGACCGTCTCCTATCACCCCGAACAAGTCCGTGAAGCCGACATCATCAAGGGTGTGACAGACCTGGGCTATAGCGTTAAGCAGGTGCAGGAAAAGACTGTTGCTAAAAAACTGATTGCCAAGGTTGGCGGAATGGATTGCGGCAGTTGCGCTAAAACCATTGAAGCCAGCCTACAGAAGGCGGCAGGAATTCATCAAGTTTCAGTCAGTTTTGCCACTGAGCGGTTGGAGGTGTCCTATGACCCGATGCAGGTCAGCGAAAAGGCGATCGCAGATCGAGTTACCGCTTTAGGCTATACAGTGGAGGACGTGACAACCACGAATGTGGGGGATACGGGTACTGGTTCTGATGCGGTGACACAGAGACAGGCGACACCTAGCCAGCGATCGCCCAAATCTGACTTGACAGGTTGGCAATTCTGGCTATTGACACGACGAGGACAAACCGTTCTTTTCAGTGGCATTGGCCTAGTTCTAGGATTGATTGCCGAACAATTGTTATCCCTCGGTTGGATTGCCCAAGGCTTCTATGTCATGAGCTTGCTGGTGGCTTTTCTGCCGATCGCACGAGCTGCATGGATTGCCTTGAAACTGCGTCGAGCAGACATGAACTTGCTCATGGCGCTGGCGGCGATTGGAGCGGCTATTTTGAATTTATGGTTCCAAGGTGCACTGGTGATGTTCCTGTTTGCCTTGGGAACAACGTTACAGACATTTACTCTCGGGCGCACCCGCAATGCCATTCGCGGCTTGATGGACTTGACTCCACCAACCGCCACCGTCAAACGGAACGGGCAAGAGGTTTTCGTTCCTGTGGAAGAGATTCAAGTTAGCGAGATTCTCACAATCCGACCGGGACAACGCATCGCACTAGATGGCCTCGTGGTGTCTGGGATGAGTGCCGTTGACCAATCTCCGATTACGGGAGAAGCAATCCCGGAAGACAAAGAGAAGGGCGATCGCGTTTTTGCAGGCACCCTGAACCAAACTGGCTTTTTGGAAGTTCAGGTCACTCATACGGCCCAAGATACCACAGTTTCCCGCATCATTCATCTGGTGGAGGAAGCCCAAGAAAGCCGCGCTCCAATCCAGCAATGGGTCGATCGCTTTTCTGCCATTTATACGCCGATTGTTCTGACTTTGGCTGTAGGGATTGCGTTTATCCCGCCGTTATTTTTGGCGCAACCGTTTAATGTTTGGGTCTACAAAGCACTGGTATTGCTCGTCATTTCCTGCCCTTGCGCTCTAGTGATTGCTACACCCGTTTCCCTGGTGAGTGCGATTGGGGCGGCAACCCGAAATGGTGTGTTATTCAAGGGTGGAAATGCGCTAGAAACAGCCGGAAAACTAACAACCCTTGCCTTTGATAAAACGGGTACGATTACTCAGGGTATGCCGATCGTACAACAGGTTTACGACCTGGGAGAAATGGAGGCGTCCACAGTGTTGCGGATTGCGGCTTGCCTAGAACAACAATCGGAACATCCTCTAGCAAAGGCGATCGTCACAGCAGCGAAAACAAAGGGGATGGAATTAGAGACTCCAGAGGCTTTTACCGCTATCCCTGGGAAGGGAGTTTGGGCAAACTTCGGACCGTCAATTTATTTTGTTGGCAATCGACGTTTGTTTGCCGAGTTAGAAATTCCCCTGTCCGCAGCAGCAGAATCTTTATTGGCTGAGATTGAATCTCGTAGGCATACTCCCGTGCTAGTGGGAAACCGAGAGGGCTTAATAGGAGCGATCGCTTTAGCCGATGGACTGCGTTTGGAATCCATTGAAGCGGTACGATTGTTGAAACGAATTGGCTTGAAGCGATTGGTGATGTTGACCGGCGATCGGGCTTCCGTTGCCTCTCAAATTGCTCAACAGGTTGGCATTGATGACTACCAAGCCGAGTTACTTCCTGAAGATAAACTTCAGGCCATTTACAACCTTCGCCACCAAGGAAAGGTAGGCATGGTTGGGGACGGTATTAATGATACTCCCGCTCTAGCTGCCGCAGATGTTAGTTTTGCAGTGGGTAACATCGACATTGCCCTTGAAACGGCTGATGTGGTGCTAGTCGGGAATGACCTCAGACGTTTGGCTTATGCCATCCAACTCAGTCGCCGCACGATGTCAGTCATTCAGCAAAGTATTGTCATTGCTTTAGTGCTGAACGGAACGTTCATTCTCCTGGGAACTTTGGGGGTAATTGGACTGCCAATGGCGGTGTTAGAAGATATGGGGTCTTCTCTGTTAGTGACTTTCAACGCCATGCGGTTGTTTAACACCAAGGCTGATGAAGATTAATCTGAATAATGTTTTGGGGATAGGAATTGATGGATTGAATTGGATTGATTCTCTGAAAAAATTGCAGGGTTTGACCACCGCTTTGATGAAACTCCACCCCCATACCTCGTCTTTTTATCGAAGGGGCTTAAGAGCAATGTCGGTTATCCCATCGACTTTCTACCCTTCGACTTTCTAGCTTTCTTGTCACTCCTTCAGGGGATAATCAGGAGTATTCTCTTCCTGATTATCCCCGATTTGAGTTTATTTCAAGTTGGCTAACTTAATGCGTGGGTCAATGGATTTTAGGAGTAAATCAGCTAATAAGTTGCCGATAATTAACATCACGGCCCCCATCATCAAACTAACCATGACCAGATAAATATCTTGGCTTCTGACTGCATCTAAAATCAACCGTCCCAAACCGGGCCAGTTAAAGAAGAATTCCGCAATAAATGCGCCACTGAGTAAACCGGCAAATTCAAAGCCCAAAATCGTGATTAAGGGATTGATAGCATTTCTCAGGGCGTGAACGTAAATGACGCGATTTTCTGGCAATCCTTTCGCGCGGGCGGTTTGAATGTAGTCTTGACGAAGAACATCTAATAATTCCCCCCGGGTAATCCGTTGCAATCCTGCGAAACTGGTAATTGAGAGGGCGAGAGTGGGTAAAATCATGTGCCAAGCAATATCCACAACTTTGCCAAAGGGGGTGAGTTCATTGTGATAAATACTGGTCATGCCGCCCACGGGAAAGAGGGGAGAGAGTCTTTGGGCTAAAAATAGGAATAACAAGGCAGTAATGAAGCTGGGAAACCCTTGTCCCATGTAACTGAGGGTGCGTAAGAACTTGTCAAGGGTGGTATTTTGTCGAACCGCGCTGATAATTCCCAGGGGAATGGCGACTGCCCAAGTTAGGATTAAGGAAGAAAAGGACAAGAGCAGGGTATTGGGGATGCGTTCCCATAATAATTCCGTCACCGGACGAAGATATTTGAAACTATAGCCAAAATCCCCCCTTGTAATAATTTGGGTCAGCCAGCGAAAATACTGCTCAACCGGAGGGCGATCGAGACCAAATCTGGCGGTTAAAGCATCTAAGGTTTCCGGGGCAATTTGGGGATTTTGCCGCCAGGTATCCAAATAATCGCCCGGGGCGAGTTGAATAATGGAAAAACTCAGAGCAGAGGCTAGTAATAGGGTTAATAAGGCTTGTAATAAGCGCTTGACCACATATAAAAAGGTCTCGCTGGTGAAGGCGTTAGTCAGGCTGTCTTTTGCTGAGTCTAGGCGTTGGCGACTGGAGGGAGTTTTAGTAGTAGCCATAGGTTTTATTTTTAGGGTGTAACAACCTCTATGATTGTTGGGTGGTTCATTCCGTAAAGGTTGGAGTTTTCAAGCGGTGAGGGAGTGCGCGACAGACATTGGGGGAATCAAGCCCGGGAAAGTTCTAATACTCTATCAAAGTCAGAATGGGGAGATTGGGGAGCCTTTGTCGTCCGTTCAAATTCTGCAATTCAATTAAAAAGCAAAAACCAACGAGTTCAGCTTGGGCGAGTTGTAAAAGTTGGACAGTGGCAACGGCAGTTCCCCCAGTAGCAATCAGGTCATCTACAATTAAGACCCGAGCACCGGGTTGAATGGCGTCCTGGTGCATGGAAAGGCGATCGCTGCCATATTCCAACTCATACTCAATTTCGTGACAAGGGGCGGGTAATTTACCGGGTTTACGAACGGGGATAAACCCGATGCCGAGTTGATAAGCCAAAGGGACCCCAAATAGAAACCCCCGAGACTCCATGCCGACGATGCAATCCGGTTGGAGAGGGGCGCATTTTTCCGTCATGGTATCCACCACATACCGTAAACCCTGGGGGTCTCGCAGAAGGGTGGTAATATCCCGAAACAGAATGCCCGGTTTGGGAAAGTCGGAAATGTCACGAACCAGAGATTTTATATCCATACAAGTTTAGAAGATAAAAGAGGGCCTAGAAGATGGGTTTAGTCTTAACTCATACCCAATCCGGTTGTCTCAAGTCGGTTTTCTCTATCAGCCTGCGTAGGCACCGCTTCGTCCCTGTAGCCTCCGGGCTTGAGCCTGCGGGGTTTTTATAATAAAACCGGCAAGGGTGCGATCGCGCTTTAAATCCTACCATTACTACCATTACCCAGGGGGACTCAGCCCAGGGTTTCATCATCCCTGTCGCCCTATTCAAGCGACATCCGTCCCCAAATCCGGTAAAACCCAGGATCTTTTTTGGGGTAAGGCACTGGATTGGTAGAATAAAACATTTGGGCGTTCCCTGGTGGCGGTTGCTCCTCCTGTGAAAGGTGAGGCAACAGGATCGTTTGGATCGCTAGATCAAAGATCAACTCTTTAGGTCAATACTAAAATCAAAGTTAGAGAAAGAAACCTTGCGGTCACTTGCACTCAAGTCAGTCATCCATCAAGGCGAATTACAATGAATGCTCCGGTAAGCGTAATGCAAACAACCCATCCACCCGAAACAACCACTCCGATAATTTTAGAGCATCTGCCCGAACCCCCGGGGTTTTCCGGGCGGGGATGCCCCAGACGTGCGCGGTTGCAAATTGACTTGCTGCTGTTGGCGATCGAAGCCTTGGATCTCAATGCATCTCAATCGATCTTAGCCGTCGCCAAAGAAGAACAACTGCAAGATATCATTAAAAATCGAGTGTTCCTCTGGATGCTACGCAGCACGAATCCCCTGCGGCGTTATAGTCAACGTCGTCCCCTCAGTTTAGAGGAAGCCAAGGCGTTAGTGGCGATCGCCTGTAAATTAGCTCGAAGGATGACCGTCACGATTCGGCAGTTGCTCACGGACTATCAGCAATTGCAACAGAAACAAATTCCCCTGGAGCATCATTTGCGCTTATCTCATTACCTAGAGCGTTTCCGGGCGCATTTCCGGAGTCGGATGAATCCGCGCCGTGCGGGGGTGGCGATTTATAATACCAATGACAAGTTAAATGACCTGGCAATGGAACTGCTCGGGGAATTACTGTTTTGTACTGGAACAGCAGGGATGCAACGGTTGTGGTTCAGTTTGTTTGATGGGGAGGTTGAATGAGTATTCAACGTCAATATAGTTTACCGACTTGCAAGCTGGTGTTAGAGGGGTTAACCGACGAGAACCTCTCGGGCGATCGCCAGGATGGAGCCAGACCTCTGATGTCGATTTTGGTCAGTGCTGAGTGCTATTTACCCCCCCGTAAGGAACCGATTGCTGGGGGACAGGAGTTTTTTCAAAGTTTAGTGAATGTCGTCAGTCACTATGCCCAAGAATTTTTGAGTGGGATCAAGCGGTTCTCGTTCCATACTATTCCGGTAGAACCCCGAGATGGGGGTCCAACGCCGGTACAGTTGCAAAAAATTAATCCCAATTTGCACCGCTTGATTGTCCAACCCCAGGAGTCTTATAACAGTGCTCCGATTGAGATTGAGTTGAGTTCGGTGCAATTGTTTGACTTGGTGGAGGCGGTGGATCAATTCTGTGCTGATAGCCAGACTCTACCCCAGATCCACGGCAATTTACGCTCTTTGAGCCGACAAGAAGCCAAGGTTCATGAACCTGTCACCAAACGAGCGTTACCGGCAACCGTGGGACTGTCGAGTTTAGCAGTAGCGGCCCTGGCCTTTTTCTTGATGCCAATTCCGGAATATCAACGGCCCCTCGAACCCGTCCCGACGGAGAGTTTGGAGGAATCTCGCCAGGGAACGGGAGCGATCGCCACTGGCAATGGTCCCGATAGTTCTCCGGCGGGTTCCCCCCCAGACCCCTCCGCATTCGGCACCATCCCGGTAAGCAATCGACAGATTACTGATGTCAGTGAATTGCAACGTCTCGAACGGGAGGTTTATAACCAGATTGATCGCGCCTGGAGAACCACTCCCACTTTTAGTCAGCCGTTAGTCTATCAAGTCACCGCTGGGACCGATGGGGCGATTTTGGGATATAAACCGGAAAACCAAGCGGCACAGGATTATCAAGATGAAACCCCCCTGTTGGATTTGGTGTACATCCCTGTTGATGGGGGAACGGCAACAGCAGAAGAAGTAGCTGTATTTAGAGTGGTGTTTGACCCCCCAAACACCCTCCAGGTCAGTCCTTCGGAAAGCGATCGCCCCGAGGAAAGCGATCGCTCCGAGGTCCCGGAAGTCACTCCCGTGGCGGATATTCAAGATTTGGGAGTTCTGGAATCGTTACAACAGCAGGTTTACGAAGAGATTGACCGCGCCTGGACCGAAAATCCCGACTTTGAGCGGGACCTAATTTATCGGATTTGGGTGAATGCTCAAGGGGCGATCGTGGACTACGAAGCCACAGATTCCTTGGCAAAGACGGCCTTAAATCAAACCCCCCTGAAGGAGTTACATCAGCCCTCAGCGGATTATGTCCGCAACACCACTGGCAGCGATTCCTCTTTGGCCGAATTCCGAGTGGTTTTTACCGCCGGAGGCATTTTGCAGATTAGCCCCTGGAAGGGTTTTCGGTAGGCGGGGTCCGGGGCAACCCCCGCTTGCAAGAGTAGGTTTTTTACTTCCGGACCCCTCCCCTTGGCAAGGTCCGGGTTAGGGTGGGGTTCTTCTTGACGAAAGCGATCGCTTTCGTCACGCACTCATCAGAGGCGATCTCCCCTGCATGGAGCCGGGTGCCAACCTCTTTCTTCGTGACGAAAGCGATCGCCTCCTCACCACCGACACCCTTCACCCACTATTTCTTCCTGACGTGGCGTAAGCCACGTCAAGAGGACCCCACCCTAACCCGGACCTTGCTAAGGGGAGGGGACCGGAGATGGAGTTAAGCGTAAAAAACCCACTCTTGTAAGGGCAACCCCCGCCCCACCTCCTTACCTCTCCTGGATTCTCGATCACCTATAGGGAGCTTCAGTTGGGTCCTAACACAGTTACCAGAAACGGGTTCGAGCCTTCCCTAAAATCGGGAATTTTATCCCGGAGTTGCCCTGGGTGTTCCAGGCACGGGGTCAGTCCCATCGCTCACAGAAGCATAGCCACAGAGGACTGGGACTGCTTCTATAGGAAGATGAAAGGGAACGCAACCTTTTAATTTCGACCCAGACTCCGGGGAGATTACCCAGGGTTTGAGGTGGGTGGGGTCAGTCCTGACTCCGGCAAGGGGCAACTCCCAATTGCCAAGGGAGGGCGATCGCTGCTAAATGTAATCTGTTAACTGGCAATAGTCAGTTGCTATCAATTCCGGAGCCTTCAATTCTGACGAGTCCCCCCTTAACCACCTAGCACTGAGCGCTCACGCAACATGAAAGTCGTATTCTTCGGTACTCCCCATTTTGCAGTTCCCACATTGCAAATTCTGTTAGCCACTCCCGAGGTTGACGTATTAGCTGTGGTCACTCAGCCCGATAGACGTCGCAGTCGCGGCAGCCAATTGGACCCTTCCCCGGTCAAAAGTTTAGCCTTAGCTCATAATCTCCCCGTCTGGCAGCCCCCACGAGTCAAAAAAGACCCAGATACTCTGGCATTTCTCAGCCAAATTCAGGCCGATTTATTCGTTGTGGTGGCTTATGGACAGATTTTATCTCAGGAAATTCTGGATATGCCCACCCTGGGCTGTGTGAACGTCCATGCCTCTCTCTTGCCTAAATACCGAGGGGCTGCGCCCATTCAATGGTCTCTGTACAATGGGGATGCAGAAACCGGAGTCACCACGATGCAAATGGAGGCCGGATTGGACACCGGACCGATATTGCTCAAGGCTTCTGTGCCGATCGAACTGCTAGACAATGCCGATCGCTTGGCGCATACCCTCTCTACTGTAGGGGCTGAGTTGTTGCTGAAAACGGTGGTGAAGTTAGGCCGTCAGCAAATTCAACCTGTTCCCCAAAACGATGCGGACTCGACTTATGCGCCGTTAATTCAGAAGGAGGATTATCTGGTGGATTGGTCCCGTAGTGCAGTCGCCCTCCATAACCAAATTCGCGGCTTTTTTCCCAACTGCACAGCTCAGTTTCGCGGCCAAGACCTCAAAATTATGGCCACTGCACCCGTGGGCGATCGCTACTGGGAACAGCTTCCCCCGTCGTTTAGTGTTCTCGAACACAATTGGCCGGCCCTCTCTCCTGGAGAGGGCAAACCCGGTGAAATTGTCAGTATTGCCAAACATATCGGGCCGATTGTTCAAACCGGCGACGGTTTTTTACTTTTACAACAAGTCCAGGTTTCGGGTAAACGCGCTCAATCAGGTTGGGATTTTGCCAATGGGATGCATCTACTCACGGGGGAAATGTTGGGTAACGGGAATGCCTGAGTGCCGATAGAAACGCGATCGAGACCTAGTTAGGCAGCGATCGCGTCTCATCAGCTTCGGACTCGGTTAAAGGTTCAAAAAAACGACATCCTGCACAGGGTCCTTCTGGATTGACGGCACAGCGAATCAGTTCAGATTTAGCATTGAAGCGGCAACTGGCCTCTCCAATCACCCAGCGACCCTCTACAAGGCTTTTTTCAATCGGTCGCTGCGCTGACTGAACATATAGAGCAATATTGTGCAAGCGATAACGACCCGATTTCAGTTGATATCGATGGCGGCGTTCGAGCACGGCGTAAGTTTTTCCTTCCAGATCCAGATAGTGACCCGGTTGCGGATTCCAATCTAAATGCACTTTCCCCAAGGATTGCGAGGGTTTGGTTAATATCACCTCGGTGGGTAAAGAATCTGGTTCCATGATTCCTCTGTGATGTTCTTTACATTTTTACGTTACCTTACACCACCCCTAGATGCCGAGACTCCTCCAGATCCCTTTAGCTTTAAATCTCCTGAGACTCCACTGGGCGATCGTCCACTCCACAATCCCACCCTTTTGATTTTCGGAAGTCTGCCAAACTCTACACCCCATCCAGTCTGGCCATCTAGCGCTAGTCGCTTGGATCCTGCGGTTGAGGAGAACTCTACGGCATAAAAGCAAAAAATCTATGATTAAAATAGAATTCTGGAAGAACTCTTATTAGAAATTAACGCTTTTGAGGGGTTCATCGGGTTCCTATTCTGGCTTTTGAAAGTAGAGACCGTTCATGTCTAGTCCTATCATTAACACAAACATCCGTCTTCCTGCACATTTGCTAGAAGCAATGGATCAAGCCGTGCAACAAGGAAAAGCCAAAAGCCGCGATGAATTTATTATGCAGGCGATTCGTCGGGAATTAGAGGCACTGAAACGAGCAGAAATTGATGCAGAACTTGCAGAAATGGTACAGGATCCTGACTATCAATTAAAGAGAGATTCAATCTTGTTTCCCAATCCTTCACCCAACCTATCTCCAGCAGAAACTCACCGAGAAGATTAAGATTTTTATCGGAATTGACCCCCCCGGCCACTGCATTCGCCTATAATTATAAAACCCCCTGCGATTCGTCCCCGCCACCACTCCTTCTACCCCAAAGCGCGAGTATGCACTGCTGCCTAAATCCCAGTTGCCCGAATCCCCATAACCCTGACGGCATCAAATTCTGCCAAAGTTGCGGCAATCCTTTGGTGGTGTTGCGAAATCATTACCACCCCCGCCAACTCCTCTCCAACGAAGGCGGTTTTGGGAGAACTTATCTCGCGGAAGATATTGACAAATTGCATGAAAAGTGCGTTATTAAACAACTCGCCCCCCAAGTCCAAGGAACTAGCGCACTCCAGAAGGCAAAAGAATTATTTGAACAAGAAGCAAGGCAATTGCAACAACTGGGAGAACATCCGCAAATTCCCACCCTTTATGCCTATTTTGAGCAAGATGGATATTTGTATTTAGTCCAGCAATATATCGAAGGGCAACCCTTGCATAAATGCCAGCCGGGAACCTGGAAAGAAACTCAGGTCAGAGAATTATTAGAGCAATTATTGCCGGTTCTGGAATTCATTCACCAACGGGGTGTAATTCATCGGGATATCAAACCTCCGAATATCATGCGGCGCAAATCTGATGGCAAATATGTGTTAATTGATTTTGGGGCTTCTAAACAATTAAAATCCACCGTAGTGGCAGGGCAAGGAACGCAAATCGGCACGAATGGGTATTCACCTTTTGAGCAAATGAAACGGGGGGAAGCGTATCCGGCCAGTGATTTATATAGTTTGGGCGTGACTTGTTTTTATTTACTAACGGGCAAAGACCCTTTTGCGTTATTTTTGGATGAGGGGTATGGTTGGGTTGATTCTTGGCGAAAACATTTACTGCAACCGATGAGTGAGCAATTGCAGCAGGTGTTTGACCAGTTACTGCAAAAAGAAAGTCAGAACCGCTATCAACAGGCAGGGGATCTGCTGAGGGATTTACAGAAAAAACTTAAACCAATACAACAGACGATATCGCAACCAAAACCACAAGTTCAACCACAATTCCAACCACAACAGCACCAATCAAAACCACAACCGCGCCCCGTTTTACCAATTTTAGCGGCAATTCTCCTGCTGGGGGGTGTAGGGGTAGTTGTCGGTTTGGTGCTAACCCTGAAGACATTGGAGAATCTGGAATCCTCGAACCAGGAATACCCGAACCCCACGGAAACTGAGACCGACCTCCTCACGATTCCGGACATCACAGAACGGGCCACGATAGAAGCGGGCCAGTACCTGCAACTGAGGCGTTCTATCACCGCTCAAGCTCCAGAGGAGGGGGAGTTAATCTTGTTGAGGCAGCAAGGGGCGGCCATCCCTGGAAATAAACTGGGGTTTATCCCTAGTGGCAGTGTTCTGTTGGTGATGGGCAAACAACCCGCAGTGAGCGACTCCGATGCCTGGGTCCAGATCCAAGTTTGCTCGACCCCAGAACCCGTGGAATCGGAGGAGGCTACACCGACTCCAGTTGTTGGGGCTGAAGGGGTCTCGGAACCCGTTAGTGAGGACACCCCCGCACCAGCAGCGCCACCCCTTGTCCGGGTCCGACCCAGCAATATGGGGTGGATTTCAGAGCAGATTTTACTTCCGCAAGTCCTGCCGAATGTCGTCCCCTCGGCTACAGAACAAGGGGGCTGTATCGATGAACCCAACCCTCAGCCCTTTTCGGTACCATAACTGGGTTGTTGGGTCTGCAAAGAGGCGATCGCTTCTTTTATATTTTTGGCACCTTCTGGGATGTGTCCCCCTCGTTACAAAATTTGGAATCTGACAACTGGGGAACTGCTGGATACACTGACTGGGCATACTGACTCGGTGGAATCTCTCGCCTTTACTCCCGATGGACGAACCCTGGTCAGTGGCAGTGGAGGGGTTTGGACTGCGAATGGTGACAACAGCATCAAGATTTGGCGGTTACAATAACCGTAAGGCTATATTTGTTTAGAGTCTACATGAATTTACTCAGGGAAAGGATTAATCATGTTCACTGAAACGGATAAAAAATATTA includes:
- a CDS encoding serine/threonine-protein kinase encodes the protein MHCCLNPSCPNPHNPDGIKFCQSCGNPLVVLRNHYHPRQLLSNEGGFGRTYLAEDIDKLHEKCVIKQLAPQVQGTSALQKAKELFEQEARQLQQLGEHPQIPTLYAYFEQDGYLYLVQQYIEGQPLHKCQPGTWKETQVRELLEQLLPVLEFIHQRGVIHRDIKPPNIMRRKSDGKYVLIDFGASKQLKSTVVAGQGTQIGTNGYSPFEQMKRGEAYPASDLYSLGVTCFYLLTGKDPFALFLDEGYGWVDSWRKHLLQPMSEQLQQVFDQLLQKESQNRYQQAGDLLRDLQKKLKPIQQTISQPKPQVQPQFQPQQHQSKPQPRPVLPILAAILLLGGVGVVVGLVLTLKTLENLESSNQEYPNPTETETDLLTIPDITERATIEAGQYLQLRRSITAQAPEEGELILLRQQGAAIPGNKLGFIPSGSVLLVMGKQPAVSDSDAWVQIQVCSTPEPVESEEATPTPVVGAEGVSEPVSEDTPAPAAPPLVRVRPSNMGWISEQILLPQVLPNVVPSATEQGGCIDEPNPQPFSVP
- a CDS encoding WD40 repeat domain-containing protein, whose translation is MCPPRYKIWNLTTGELLDTLTGHTDSVESLAFTPDGRTLVSGSGGVWTANGDNSIKIWRLQ